Proteins encoded in a region of the Leishmania panamensis strain MHOM/PA/94/PSC-1 chromosome 15 sequence genome:
- a CDS encoding hypothetical protein (TriTrypDB/GeneDB-style sysID: LpmP.15.0920) has translation MHASPRQGAEPGSSQPLRGRLSLSSSEEPAAVHLYDLDTVFLSKTVVSLTDVFAHSVDGPFDLSPLYAPQRQGVENQQQQQQQPQQAAATTASSPYADDAHCAPSTSGAAPAHRGITNLPFSGGSAPYTSSSPKPAARLVSTRATALQPKPVERGADGRWRTVSANRGASSTGFSTTTACSKPPSPETHARMLLVPLDTYHFLLTYHDVDLPGQLSSCCNKQAATATVERLSAASPGRRPPRSGICVVRRLEGEQRDSTAAASSAMAAPAGAASATPPTLSRIAHGLPLDAFDGWVRDYTAYGLSCNEAVLRAAWENKTRERAEAPSAMLAGAVVEVGELVASGHEATDSGDNSLCGSGDVAVVDTAALGPQVSDASAKMMPTDGAAAAEGKEAATLADANAEQAATVSPSLDRLHCSSTTSSSPSAASTPSPPTERGEEGCNVGGVETATRVTGGESGDALDAISASLMGTAAQQQQQKRVLWEEEQQRTERAAAQLRHRFLVSDSAQHAIWALEVRLPAMVVRALAPAEFYTMGVGGSGEEVPAAAKHSENDGNDDTLATHGATDTREEPAAAPMPGIALPRKKTASTITHGRAAASGHRVSVKASSAADASRLRSPSPANPSMATNANKADDRSDAKPDDSDARRFSTSVATHPASESCSTGRYARSASSVSPSVAMALAVPTPLIGGARGFVDGHFSVARFNSPASLCWRIDEDNEDDDEKGVVGDGGDSDDDLAQGVVAAFQENHGRGRVSAKHHCVDPVSRLRGRHHCSILFISDMGNCAIRYANFYNRLVRTITGVDGVPGYRDGSCVSSLLRGATALAWCSAGLLFTDGANNVVRLITDIRKRRAQGRAHDNSEDVAGADAAVSLACSSTRATGSEMQRPNELEVDHRIPAATERPRCVGDKSAGGSLDTPIVTATESQDGELQALPPAPSSSPLSATRRGILLSSAWKRDGTASAMPRVWTLAGCTSDADVNQPTQADSSLASYVDSVVPSRAHFGYISDMALWTDETGDTQVLLVDQTHHALRILDAHGGVSTYVGPLDYEVTSIVSPSTTSTPAADSLPPGLVFPCCLTVGALIKERSPALLSATTTGTATMITPQPYLCSSSPLLFTASAVTGAVSVLLPISQRSDRTPWSVRESQRRRRVAETREGKVTCNGDNDDASVFAAIRGALELGVATEGRRSIGEAAMPSLKHVVVGWAADEVDGGDEAERAHAVRQLAQAANAQQTLQYLRLRFPWLLPPSVPLLSTRIVAGCACHVSGKRRGATAAAAAPTAASNAVGLHYNTNNSSRQGTGAPSGARPNCTDEKGSTATAISTSTVRPVQQQQRLLFQSPPRHPPIIPPRNTAATTGVATAPAAEMAAVLLEPTLRSAAPPGMVEMLLDTHLGNVSGDSAAAGDRQALCVGSRSPSCGASPLSPNGDLIIEEGKSGSRQCGSSSCLKSEDGKEEEKKADGGDVGGGRAVAKWLAPPMKSVSRSPSGSRSQGQQQQQPTYAGLLQMWTPEKRQQRLRSTQEISIPTKSASTSPCGTPRAVYKQQQQQAVEEKGSPLQWPQSAESGSPQRSQCSPQQLLLRALSSSRSPRGCTTSPNNLSGCGSPPLTPRAMVAHQLMQRRRTSRSNTAPHLASVEGGGRSSTGSKRTAVADGHDGTSPPSETQQQEGSQGPAAPAEPLVVSAVPDRRTPQPCRADWQLHDAYDAAVRRLFRVYNYLATKTVTTRTTATASTLPLGAGAAGAGGSADTRIAAVESRRGSTPSPWVTHQPRQVVQYTMSFAAFFRFVVLTGYADCLAEVAAAAVTAAATDTQGKDDDDTRAAARDYSTPSPVSPLCRLSQVQQRRGGGGGSGAGTRRWSSASASSPRAPTGATSTVTSSSLSHSRHPTSSDVLLVPLATTDTRAIAAVLYACGVRQKGYHTVTQMDFQSFRRAALLLYTWARTATSAEMAKRSETADNDGAQSGRFSAHRKADRQNCADPADFAYVDAVPSLDALTSEEVVVAYAAVYERAARCIPALAMSLGPFGASKGEEDHNEANARDNARQRSDVLQHSHPVSSMRPSSKAPLPLVEVDTDSPGATPSYLRCFEEAIGYSQRGVCVSGKAAGVDEPVTPPVSPIATTGAADDVSCFVLDCADSVRSPKAVAKETKLAGQSGDDAAVLFPPCGLTPYEILALDELLRLLQRNESTLRQLFTAYSVPIAVHRSPQYEAPLSAAAAAASSSCSLLMSSPEVSLVLRGGERAVARHPRHAPATPLASTCINTSPAPAGPPAVPHCSRQAVGNARATPSTRPAAATAVAPLDVVHGSAALSGVSTSQQDIWWKVQQLYTMSSLENKETYELTSHVLPVVPFKLFVELWRTLDVFPSLMRSAAMQQAFCDALTMPMLRGLTPPPGSTSDAAFQRQGQPPLPSLTRSADLSNRRTVELLCAHGGLPYACFVESFVRVALTVFSHKVDRIAYPTAAAKTAGLMQWCNKQVTLGLVAKRVQQQLSVTVVRRHEPSRRSSTTPTDAALRPSAAAAAATTATISAARATRAAAIFPDQLRLFCLPTAPKSRVAPPGEG, from the coding sequence GCCGCGACAGCGACCGTGGAGCGCCTCTCCGCAGCTTCGCCTGGCCGCCGGCCCCCCCGCAGCGGCATCTGTGTAGTGCGACGCCTAGAGGGGGAACAGCGGgacagcaccgcagcagcatcatccGCCATGGCCGCGCCAGCCGGCGCTGCATCGGCCACACCCCCGACCCTATCCCGCATCGCGCACGGTCTACCGCTGGACGCTTTCGATGGGTGGGTACGCGACTACACCGCCTACGGGCTCTCCTGCaacgaggcggtgctgcgtgcgGCGTGGGAAAACAAGACGCGCGAGCGCGCCGAGGCGCCCTCGGCAATGCTAgctggtgctgtggtggAGGTTGGGGAGTTGGTGGCATCCGGACACGAAGCGACGGACAGCGGCGACAACAGTCTTTGCGGCAGCGGGGATGTAGCGGTCGTCGATACTGCAGCACTAGGGCCGCAGGTGTCCGATGCGTCGGCGAAGATGATGCCCACAGATggagccgcggcggcagagggaaaggaggcaGCCACATTAGCGGATGCTAATGCGGAGCAAGCGGCGACAGTGTCCCCTTCGCTGGATCgactgcactgcagcagcacgacgaGTTCCTCACCAAGCGCAGCGTCTACCCCATCGCCGCCCACCGAGAGGGGCGAGGAAGGCTGCAATGTCGGCGGCGTAGAGACGGCAACACGAGTaacaggaggagagagtggggaTGCGCTAGACGCGATTTCCGCCTCACTGATGGGtaccgctgcgcagcagcaacagcagaaacGTGTGCTCTGGGAGGAAGAGCAACAGCGCACCGAGCGTGCGGCAGCGCAACTACGGCACCGCTTCCTTGTCTCTGACAGCGCGCAGCACGCCATATGGGCCCTGGAAGTGCGCCTGCCCGCCATGGTGGTGCGTGCTCTTGCGCCTGCGGAGTTCTACACTATGGGGGTCGGGGGgagtggcgaggaggtgccAGCAGCTGCCAAGCACAGCGAGAATGATGGTAACGATGATACGCTGGCGACACACGGCGCTACAGACACGCGAGAGgagcctgccgctgcacccaTGCCGGGGATAGCGCTTCCTCGCAAGAAGACAGCGTCTACAATAACGCACGGccgcgcagccgcctcggGTCACCGCGTGTCTGTCAAGGCCTCGTCTGCCGCCGACGCGTCACGGCTGCGCTCACCATCGCCAGCAAACCCATCGATGGCCACCAACGCTAACAAAGCAGACGACCGTAGTGACGCCAAACCTGACGACAGTGACGCGCGTCGCTTCTCCACGTCGGTGGCGACGCACCCCGCTAGTGAGAGCTGTAGCACCGGGCGCTACGCTCGgtccgcctcctcggtgAGTCCGTCGGTTGCTATGGCATTGGCGGTACCCACACCTCTGATAGGCGGCGCGCGCGGCTTCGTCGACGGACACTTCAGCGTTGCACGCTTTAATTCACCGGCGTCGCTATGCTGGCGCATCGACGAAGACaatgaggacgacgacgagaagGGCGTCGTTGGTGATGgaggcgacagcgatgatgaCCTTGCCCAGGGGGTGGTAGCAGCTTTTCAGGAGAATCATGGACGAGGTCGGGTGTCAGCGAAGCACCACTGCGTCGACCCCGTGTCACGCCTTCGCGgtcgccaccactgcagcatTCTCTTCATTAGCGACATGGGCAACTGCGCAATTCGGTACGCAAACTTCTACAACCGCCTCGTGCGCACCATCACGGGCGTGGACGGCGTCCCCGGCTATCGAGATGGCAGCTGCGTGTCGTCGCTCCTGCGTGGTGCCACAGCACTAGCCTGGTGCTCCGCTGGGTTGCTCTTCACAGACGGGGCTAACAACGTTGTGCGGCTTATCACGGACATCCGCAAGCGTCGGGCGCAGGGACGTGCGCATGACAACAGCGAGGACGTGGCAGGAGCAGACGCTGCGGTCTCGCTAGCATGCAGCTCCACTCGCGCGACTGGGTCCGAGATGCAAAGGCCTAACGAGCTTGAAGTGGATCACCGGATTCCGGCGGCAACGGAACGGCCGCGCTGTGTTGGGGACAAGTCGGCTGGCGGCTCGCTCGACACCCCCATCGTCACCGCAACGGAGTCCCAGGACGGTGAGCTGCAAGCactgccgccagcaccgtcgtcgAGTCCTCTATCCGCGACGCGTCGAGGAATTCTGTTGTCATCGGCGTGGAAGCGTGACGGTACAGCGTCCGCAATGCCGCGTGTTTGGACGCTGGCAGGCTGCACAAGTGATGCTGACGTGAATCAGCCCACGCAAGCGGATTCGAGCCTGGCGTCCTACGTCGACTCCGTCGTCCCGTCGCGAGCTCATTTCGGCTACATTAGCGACATGGCCCTGTGGACCGATGAGACTGGCGACACGCAAGTGCTGCTGGTCGACCAGACCCACCACGCCCTCCGCATCCTGGAcgcgcacggcggcgtctCCACCTACGTCGGTCCCTTGGACTACGAGGTGACGAGCATTGTCTCGCCATCAACGACAAGCACCCCAGCGGCGGACTCGCTGCCACCAGGGCTTGTGTTTCCGTGCTGCCTAACAGTCGGCGCGCTCATCAAGGAACGTTccccagcgctgctgagcgccaccaccactggcaCTGCCACCATGATCACCCCCCAGCCCTACCTCTGCTCGTCCAGCCCGCTGCTCTTCACGGCAAGCGCCGTAACGGGCGCCGTGTCGGTACTGCTGCCCATCTCGCAACGCAGTGATCGGACGCCTTGGAGTGTGCGCGAGAGtcaacgccgacgccgagTCGCGGAGACTAGGGAAGGGAAAGTGACGTGTAACGGCGACAATGACGATGCCTCGGTGTTTGCCGCCATCCGTGGTGCCCTTGAGCTGGGCGTGGCCACCGAAGGTCGCCGCAGCATTGGTGAAGCCGCCATGCCCTCTCTCAAGCACGTCGTCGTGGGCTGGGCCGCAGACGAGgtcgacggcggcgatgaggcgGAGCGTGCGCATGCAGTGCGGCAACTGGCACAGGCGGCTAATGCACAGCAAACCCTGCAGTATCTCCGGCTGCGTTTCCCGTGGCTACTGCCGCCgtccgtgccgctgctgagtaCGCGCATCGTTGCCGGCTGCGCCTGTCATGTGTCTGGCAAGCGTcgcggtgccaccgccgccgccgccgcaccaacAGCTGCGAGCAACGCGGTTGGCCTTCATTACAAcaccaacaacagcagcagacaagGCACTGGTGCGCCTTCGGGGGCGCGGCCCAACTGCACTGACGAGAAAGGAAGCACGGCCACGGCGATCTCTACCTCGACGGTTCGacctgtgcagcagcagcagcgactgctcTTTCAAAGCCCTCCGCGACACCCTCCGATCATTCCACCCCGGAACacagccgccaccacaggTGTAGCCACGGCCCCAGCGGCGGAGATGGCGGCAGTGTTGCTCGAACCGACCTTACGTTCCGCTGCACCACCGGGTATGGTGGAAATGCTTCTCGACACGCACCTTGGCAACGTCAGTGGGGAtagtgctgcggcaggcgatCGACAGGCACTATGTGTGGGCAGCAGAAGCCCATCTTGTGGCGCGTCGCCGCTGAGCCCCAACGGCGACCTCATCATTGAGGAAGGCAAAAGTGGCTCGCGACAATgcggtagcagcagctgcctgAAGTCGGAGgatggaaaagaggaagagaagaaggccgACGGTGGCGATGTGGGCGGTGGTCGCGCGGTGGCGAAGTGGCTGGCGCCACCGATGAAGAGCGTCTCTCGCTCCccaagcggcagcagaagccaagggcagcaacagcaacagcccaCCTATGCCGGACTACTTCAAATGTGGACGCCAGAGAagcgtcagcagcgtctgcgcaGCACGCAAGAAATCTCTATCCCCACGAAAAGTGCCAGCACGAGCCCCTGCGGAACGCCGCGAGCGGTGTacaagcagcaacaacaacaggccgtagaggagaaaggcagtCCCTTACAGTGGCCCCAGTCCGCAGAGAGCGGGTCGCCGCAGCGATCACAATGTTCGCCGCAGCAACTGCTGTTGAGAGcactgtcgtcgtcgcgctCTCCACGCGGGTGCACTACATCACCAAACAACTTGAGCGGTTGCGGCAGCCCACCGCTGACGCCGCGAGCGATGGTGGCGCACCAACTTatgcagcgccgtcgcacCAGTCGAAGTAACACTGCGCCGCATTTGGCATCGGTGGAAGGTGGTGGGAGAAGCTCGACCGGGAGCAAACGCACCGCTGTCGCGGATGGCCATGATGGCACCAGCCCACCATCAgagacacagcagcaggaaggCTCGCAAGGtcccgctgcgcctgcagagCCGCTAGTGGTGTCTGCTGTCCCTGATCGACGCACTCCGCAACCGTGTCGCGCAGACTGGCAGTTGCACGACGCCTACGATGCGGCAGTGCGGCGACTGTTCCGTGTATACAACTATCTGGCGACCAAGACCGTTACGACGAgaacaacagcgacagcCAGCACTTTACCTTTAGGAgcgggagcagcaggagccgGCGGGAGTGCGGACACGCGAATCGCTGCTGTGGAAAGTCGTCGTGGCAGCACACCGTCACCGTGGGTCACTCACCAGCCTCGCCAAGTGGTGCAGTACACCATGTCCTTCGCGGCTTTCTTCCGATTTGTCGTGCTCACTGGCTACGCCGACTGCCTAGCCGAggtggccgcagcggcggtcactgcagcagcgactgacACGCAAGgaaaagacgacgacgacactcGTGCAGCAGCCCGTGACTACAGCACGCCGTCACCAGTGTCGCCTCTGTGTCGTCTCAGTCAagtacagcagcggcgaggcggcggcggcggcagcggtgctgggaCACGCCGATGGAGTAGTGCAtccgcgtcgtcgccgagAGCGCCAACCGGGGCGACATCCACAGTGACATCGTCGTCGCTTTCGCATTCAAGACATCCTACCTCCTCTGACGTGCTGTTGGTGCCGCTGGCAACCACGGACACTCGCGCCATTGCTGCGGTGCTGTACGCGTGCGGTGTGCGCCAGAAGGGCTACCACACGGTAACGCAGATGGATTTTCAAAGTTTTCGGAgagccgcgctgctgctctacaCATGGGCGCGTACAGCGACCTCTGCAGAGAtggcgaagaggagcgagacAGCTGACAATGACGGTGCGCAAAGCGGACGATTCAGTGCTCACCGCAAAGCGGACAGGCAAAACTGCGCTGATCCTGCAGATTTTGCCTACGTGGACGCCGTTCCTTCACTCGACGCTCTCACGTCCGAGGAGGTTGTGGTTGCCTACGCTGCGGTGTATGAGCGCGCTGCACGTTGCATCCCGGCTCTGGCGATGTCGTTGGGTCCATTCGGTGCCagcaaaggggaggaggaccaCAATGAGGCCAACGCGCGTGACAACGCCAGGCAGCGTAGCGACGTGCTGCAACACAGCCATCCAGTGAGTTCAATGCGCCCATCGAGCAAAGCCCCATTACCGCTCGTGGAGGTGGACACTGACTCACCAGGCGCCACGCCGTCGTACCTACGGTGTTTCGAGGAGGCGATAGGCTACAGTCAGCGCGGCGTCTGTGTCAGTGGCAAAGCGGCTGGTGTCGACGAGCCTGTCACCCCGCCTGTATCGCCTATCGCCACCACAGGGGCTGCTGATGACGTGTCCTGTTTCGTCTTAGATTGTGCCGACTCAGTCCGGAGTCCAAAAGCCGTGGCGAAAGAGACGAAGTTGGCTGGACAGAGCGGCGATGATGCAGCGGTCCTCTTTCCACCCTGTGGGCTGACACCGTACGAGATCCTCGCCCTCGATGagctcctccgtctcctgcagcgtaACGAGtcgacgctgcggcagctcttTACGGCGTACAGCGTTCCGATTGCCGTGCACCGTTCACCCCAGTACGAGGCGCCGTtgtccgccgccgcggccgccgcctcgagCTCGTGCTCGCTGCTCATGAGTAGTCCTGAAGTCTCGCTGGtcctccgcggcggcgagagGGCAGTGGCGCGGCATCCTCGACACGCCCCAGCGACGCCGCTAGCATCGACATGCATCAACACATCGCCAGCACCTGCGGGCCCCCCGGCAGTCCCGCACTGCAGTCGTCAGGCTGTGGGCAACGCGCGCGCCACACCGTCTACAAGGCccgcggcggcaacagcagtaGCACCACTGGACGTCGTGCATGGCTCTGCCGCGCTGTCTGGTGTCTCGACAAGTCAGCAAGACATATGGTggaaggtgcagcagctctacaCCATGAGTTCCTTAGAGAACAAGGAAACCTATGAGCTCACGAGTCACGTGCTACCTGTGGTGCCCTTTAAGCTGTTTGTGGAGCTCTGGCGCACGCTGGACGTGTTCCCGTCGCTGATGCGctcggcggcgatgcagcaggcATTTTGCGATGCGCTCACCATGCCCATGCTTCGCGGCTTGACGCCGCCACCAGGGAGCACGTCAGACGCAGCGTTTCAGCGGCAAGGACAGCCACCACTACCGTCGCTCACTCGATCCGCTGACCTATCCAACAGACGTACGGTTGAGCTGTTGTGCGCGCATGGTGGACTGCCCTACGCCTGCTTTGTGGAGTCTTTTGTCCGCGTGGCTCTCACCGTCTTCTCGCACAAGGTGGATCGGATCGCCTACCCAACTGCCGCGGCGAAGACTGCCGGGTTGATGCAGTGGTGCAACAAGCAGGTGACGCTCGGCCTGGTGGCGAagcgagtgcagcagcaactcagTGTGACGGTGGTCCGGAGGCATGAACCGAGCAGGAGGTCCTCGACGACACCCACAGATGCAGCGCTGAGAccctctgccgcagcagcagcagcgacaacggcAACGATATCAGCGGCACGTGCAACGCGAGCTGCAGCCATCTTTCCCGACCAGTTGCGGCTTTTTTGCTTACCGACAGCGCCAAAGTCGAGGGTGGCACCGCCGGGAGAAGGCTGA
- a CDS encoding hypothetical protein (TriTrypDB/GeneDB-style sysID: LpmP.15.0910) — protein MHNTSACTSAPPPPHARTHTHLLPPLLLFLRYRLFCPMPAPSSSLANAASRMHRQVSRIDRQTAEKLFPWEQRRQWPTGYLPASGVAHLLHPDGVPFGEVLECYMDIKRDRQHELQRDFASDYTLWNRCSLEEFVRQLGAHRRRCFTRLTARDRLVHDASVREVFQLAPYLPPPPAGTITNPSSPARASPPSQSTPADATSTTSAGKEGPAYYQFQPYAATQEYAMLPVQGVRSLQQRVRFATFPKIRNVLHTDFDSMTALRGLSLYCEDGILYTRELVQAVALYIQRRLEEIGKAEASFLRAASLPPFTSESPVVVFFGNGRLSWMLNEGGLLPTTVRAVQLPRQDAQRRRRRTHLLQLRETLERDLSVHKSFTTIFPCETLSVGDALRKYKPVIALVEPHVDRDYLSDIRGYYSMREVVAMGPIDSPAMGSFAYPFLSFGATPGPTTYWAYNDNLQKVHASERIQMPMDAPHESQGYERHYVDDISAYLIAPNDCAAISRQFRCLSFRRVRPPMLRPGSTAAATAPQSLKETVGRNPERP, from the coding sequence ATGCACAACACATCTGCGTGCACCTCagcccccccaccaccacatgcgcgcacacacacacacctcctccctccgctgctccttttcctccgctATCGTTTGTTCTGCCCAATGCCGGCTCCGTCGTCTTCGTTGGCGAATGCCGCCTCGCGAATGCACCGGCAGGTCTCTCGTATTGACCGTCAGACGGCCGAGAAGCTCTTTCCGtgggagcagcggcggcagtggcccACCGGCTACCTCCCGGCAAGTGGCGTCGCCCACCTTCTTCACCCCGACGGCGTCCCGTTTGGCGAGGTGCTCGAGTGCTACATGGACATAAAGAGAGACCGGCAgcatgagctgcagcgcgactTCGCGTCCGACTACACGCTCTGGAACCGTTGCTCGCTCGAGGAGTTCGTGCGTCAACTCGGCGCTCACCGGCGCCGTTGCTTCACACGGCTGACGGCGCGCGATCGTCTCGTGCACGACGCCAGCGTGCGAGAGGTGTTTCAGCTAGCGCCATatctgccaccaccacctgctgGTACCATTACCAACCCTTCATCACCTGCGCGAGCGTCACCTCCGTCGCAGTCGACTCCCGCTGATGCGACGAGCACGACCTCAGCAGGCAAGGAGGGACCGGCGTACTACCAGTTTCAACCGTACGCGGCGACGCAGGAGTACGCCATGCTGCCCGTCCAAGGTGTTCGGTCActacagcagcgcgtgcgcttCGCCACTTTCCCGAAAATTCGGAATGTACTCCACACGGACTTCGATTCCATGACCGCGTTACGTGGGCTAAGCCTGTACTGCGAGGATGGGATACTGTACACGAGAGAGCTGGTGCAGGCCGTGGCCCTGTACATTCAGCGGAGGCTAGAGGAGATTGGAAAAGCAGAGGCGTCGTTCTTGCGTGCTGCGTCTCTGCCGCCCTTCACGTCGGAGTCGCCGGTGGTCGTCTTCTTCGGCAACGGGCGTCTGTCCTGGATGCTCAATGAGGGTGGCCTACTGCCCACGACGGTgcgtgcggtgcagctgccacggcaggacgcgcagcgcagacgccgccgcacgcatctcctgcagctgcgggaaACACTTGAGAGAGACCTCAGTGTTCACAAGAGTTTCACGACCATCTTCCCCTGCGAGACGCTCTCCGTCGGTGACGCACTTCGGAAGTACAAGCCGGTGATTGCACTGGTAGAACCGCATGTGGACCGGGATTATTTGTCTGACATACGCGGCTACTACAGCATGCGAGAGGTGGTGGCTATGGGGCCCATCGACTCCCCGGCGATGGGTAGCTTCGCCTACCCGTTCCTGAGCTTTGGCGCTACACCTGGGCCGACGACGTACTGGGCGTACAACGACAACTTGCAGAAGGTGCACGCCTCAGAGCGAATCCAGATGCCGATGGACGCGCCGCACGAGTCACAAGGGTACGAGCGGCACTACGTCGACGACATCTCGGCGTACCTGATCGCGCCCAACGACTGCGCTGCCATCAGCAGACAGTTCCGTTGCCTCTCCTTTCGCCGTGTGCGGCCACCGATGCTGAGGCCTgggagcacagcagcggccacggcGCCGCAGTCGTTGAAGGAGACAGTGGGGCGGAATCCCGAACGGCCATGA
- the ABCG4 gene encoding ABC transporter, putative (TriTrypDB/GeneDB-style sysID: LpmP.15.0900), which produces MGKQVDQVYNPSARTLTPPLRETSEQVALRNTPVDTTDALAMPPLSESDGKDTKVPTCSRAVNFTWENLTYQVPVEDKDGNVTYKTLLFNLSGCAKGGRVLAIMGPSGAGKTTLMGTITGKLYNATARQEGCCFMNNNIYQQRYKRLVSYVCQDDIVMGKDTPREAIFFSARLRLGLDSSTARRRTADVIKRLSLTRCQDTILGIPGILKGVSGGERKRTNIGTELITNPFVMLLDEPTTGLDSVNAVRVGQLLQDLAKNDMRTVIATVHSPSSELFDLFDDLLLLAKGHVIYHGPTADSIEYFASLGYDVPPRTNPTEYFMNLLQLPEDILSQLWLAWEDYVMSDAARYNPCLTPVTGAITLTDDYLEEQLELKGASFCLQFSELFKRSWRMYLRDPGNFYGRSVQTLFFAIFLGLFFFNVQLNQQGVQDRQGALYMTLMNNLFGAAMNGIAAFPPERAVFLQEQANDAYNAYTYFLAKNAAELPWQILFPTLFDLIAYFLIHFHRSADAFFVHWFILVLLANLGYAFGLMFATFFKQSQAAFAMVPLILLPLFIVAGLFASTDRLYPYWVWLNYLSFPRHAYLGVFTNEFERLTVICSPVTPLCTFPDGQSVIEHMGFQNWRYWQSFIALIVYQIGLRFIGATSLFFQGRKRRGKLQFVKNLRHRVASPRAIASARSNDVLSDVQSTLVGSIATPSNAYGAETSLRDHQEPHHSLWGNEIELAALSPLDTPVTFEESPISVREKKHRY; this is translated from the coding sequence ATGGGCAAGCAAGTGGATCAGGTCTACAACCCGTCTGCAAGGacgctgacgccgccgctgcgggaaACTAGCGAGCAGGTGGCCCTGCGGAACACACCGGTGGACACCACCGACGCCTtggcgatgccgccgctgtcggaGTCGGATGGGAAGGACACGAAGGTACCCACGTGTAGCCGCGCTGTGAACTTCACATGGGAAAACCTGACCTACCAGGTGCCGGTCGAGGACAAGGATGGCAACGTTACCTACAAGACCTTGCTTTTCAACCTCAGTGGGTGCGCCAAGGGTGGGCGCGTGCTGGCCATCATGGGACCCTCTGGTGCGGGTAAGACGACGCTGATGGGCACAATCACCGGCAAGCTCTACAACGCCACGGCACGACAGGAAGGGTGCTGCTTCATGAACAATAATATTTACCAGCAACGCTACAAGCGCTTGGTGTCGTATGTGTGTCAGGACGATATTGTCATGGGCAAAGACACCCCGCGCGAAGccattttcttctctgcacgTCTGCGCCTCGGactcgacagcagcaccgcccgcCGGCGTACCGCGGACGTCATCAAGCGACTCTCCTTGACGAGGTGCCAGGACACAATTCTTGGCATCCCCGGTATTCTGAAGGGCGTCTCCGGTGGCGAGCGCAAGCGGACCAACATCGGCACTGAGCTCATCACGAACCCCTTTGTGATGCTGCTGGATGAGCCAACGACCGGACTGGACTCTGTGAACGCCGTCCGCGTCGGTCAGCTGTTGCAAGATCTAGCCAAGAACGACATGCGCACAGTCATTGCCACCGTGCACTCGCCCTCATCAGAGCTGTTCGACCTCTTTGACGATCTGCTGCTACTGGCGAAGGGTCACGTCATCTACCACGGACCTACGGCGGACTCCATCGAGTACTTCGCGTCCCTCGGCTACgacgtgccgccgcgcacaaACCCGACGGAGTACTTCATGaacctgctgcagctgcccgaGGACATCCTATCGCAGCTCTGGCTCGCCTGGGAAGACTACGTCATGTCCGACGCGGCGAGGTACAACCCGTGCCTGACCCCGGTGACGGGTGCCATAACACTGACGGACGACTacctggaggagcagctggagctgaAGGGCGCGAGCTTTTGCCTGCAGTTCTCCGAGCTCTTCAAGCGCTCCTGGCGCATGTACCTGCGCGATCCTGGCAACTTCTACGGCCGCTCCGTGCAgacgctcttcttcgctaTTTTTCTTGGGCTGTTCTTCTTTAACGTGCAGCTGAATCAGCAGGGCGTGCAGGATCGCCAGGGCGCGCTCTACATGACCCTCATGAACAACCTCTTCGGTGCTGCTATGAACGGTATCGCTGCCTTCCCGCCGGAGCGCGCCGTCTTCCTGCAGGAACAAGCGAACGACGCCTACAATGCGTACACCTACTTCCTCGCCAAGAAcgcggcggagctgccgtGGCAGATACTTTTCCCGACACTGTTCGACCTCATCGCGTACTTCCTAATTCACTTtcaccgcagcgctgacGCCTTCTTTGTCCACTGGTTCATCCTTGTGCTGCTCGCGAACTTGGGCTACGCTTTCGGTCTCATGTTCGCCACCTTCTTCAAGCAGTCGCAGGCAGCGTTCGCCATGGTGCCACTCATCCTGTTGCCGCTGTTCATTGTAGCTGGGCTGTTCGCCAGTACAGATCGCCTGTACCCGTACTGGGTGTGGCTGAACtacctctctttcccccgtCATGCTTACCTCGGCGTCTTCACGAACGAGTTCGAGCGCCTGACGGTCATCTGCAGCCCTGTCACGCCCCTGTGCACGTTTCCGGACGGCCAGAGCGTAATCGAGCACATGGGCTTTCAGAACTGGCGCTACTGGCAGAGCTTCATCGCCCTTATCGTGTACCAGATTGGCCTGCGCTTTATCGGCGCcacctcgctcttcttccaGGGCCGGAAGCGTCGCGGTAAGCTGCAGTTTGTGAAAAACCTGCGCCATCGCGTCGCCTCACCGCGTGCCATCGCATCGGCCCGCAGCAACGACGTGCTGTCCGACGTTCAGTCAACGCTGGTGGGGTCGATTGCGACACCGTCGAATGCGTATGGCGCCGAGACCTCGTTGCGCGACCATCAAGAGCCCCACCACTCGCTTTGGGGCAACGAGATCGAGCTtgcggcgctgtcgccgctcgATACGCCGGTAACGTTCGAGGAAAGTCCTATCAGCgtaagagagaagaagcacaggTACTGA